The Synchiropus splendidus isolate RoL2022-P1 chromosome 1, RoL_Sspl_1.0, whole genome shotgun sequence genome includes a window with the following:
- the srek1ip1 gene encoding protein SREK1IP1, whose translation MAVPGPNKDNIRAGCKKCGYPGHLTFECRNFVRVDPQKDIVLDVSSTSTDESDEDVPAPQRNEKLVRNVHRQRASSEDDLRRKDRRKQKKNRDRKSRRRSSSSSSSEDEVPKKKKKQSRSSSDEDERKRKKKLKSHKKKSKKHKKEHGKHHKKKQKKRETSPSGSSDSSESD comes from the exons ATGGCGGTGCCAG GTCCCAACAAGGACAACATCAGAGCAGGTTGCAAGAAATGTGGATATC CGGGCCACTTGACGTTTGAGTGCCGGAACTTTGTCAGGGTTGATCCACAGAAGGACATCGTTTTAGACgtgagcagcaccagcaccgatGAGAGCGACGAAGATGTACCGGCTCCTCAGCGCAATGAAAAACTTGTACGGAATGTTCATCgccagagag CTTCCAGCGAAGATGATCTGAGAAGAAAAGACAGAcggaaacagaagaaaaacagagacaggaagtcaaGAAGGAG atcttcatcatcttcgtcAAGTGAAGACGAGGTGccgaagaagaaaaagaagcagagcAGGTCGTCgtcagatgaagatgaaagaaaaagaaaaaagaaattgaaaagcCACAAGAAGAAAAGCAAGAAGCACAAAAAGGAGCACGGCAAACATcacaagaagaagcagaagaaaagagaaacatCCCCTTCTGGGTCCAGTGACTCTTCGGAGAGCGACTGA